A stretch of Henckelia pumila isolate YLH828 chromosome 4, ASM3356847v2, whole genome shotgun sequence DNA encodes these proteins:
- the LOC140894762 gene encoding golgin candidate 5, producing the protein MAWFSGKVSLGNFPDFAGAVNKLSESVKNIEKNFDSALGLEEKSDATSSGNEASGALWPSATDRKALFEPIMGFMGQKGEESTAASSEQPDSLEPTPPLMDKEVEDDGSANDSVEVANEEIKKAGVDAEPVEEIKYSSEEQKDNIHGHAGQDEEEGVSPTTFVEASEQISGHIQTESSKKIQEKEILEVESTSSLESEQPAATSSIDQVELTASVPKMEDNAQLHERVDEQKAQEDVAQVFSSPALDMSPEGLIERRESSASDSPVKTSDAGDDSAENSTILQHTDAEASESAFETIANPIAKPTELKQNSVNDTDVQERLSTGSNSSDVTNSVAELEKVKKEMKMMETALQGAARQAQAKADEIAKLMNENEQLKDLVDDLRRKTNEAEVESLREEYHQRVAALERKVYALTKERDTLRREQNKKSDAAALLKEKDEIISQVMAEGEELSKKQAAQESQIRKLRAQIRELEEEKKGLLTKLQVEENKVESMKRDKTETEKLLQETVEKHQAELATQKEYYTDALNAAKEAEALAEARANTEARTEVESRLREAEDRESMLVQTLEELRQTLSRKEQQEVFREDMLRRDIEDLQKRYQASERRCEELITQVPESTRPLLRQIEAMQETAGRRAEAWAAVERSLNSRLQEAEAKAAASEEKERSINERLTQTLSRINVLEAQLSCLRAEQTQLTRSLEKERQRAAENRQEYLALKEESDTREGRIKQLEEEIGELRRKHKDDLHEALMHQEFLQQELEREKTTRLEQERAARLPSSVVPDQILIPRQKSAAFENGNLSRKISSASSLSSMEESYFLQSTLDSSENFAERRSVLEGTMSPYYMKSMTSSTFEAALRQKEGELASYMSRLGSMESIRDSLAEELVKMTAQCEKLQAEAAALPGIRAELEALRRRHSAALELMGERDEELEELRADIADVKEMYREQVNLLVNKIQTLGSSVGVA; encoded by the exons ATGGCGTGGTTTAGTGGGAAAGTTTCGTTGGGGAATTTCCCGGATTTTGCAGGGGCGGTGAATAAGCTGAGTGAGAGTGTTAAAAATATCGAGAAGAATTTTGATAGTGCCCTTGGGCTCGAGGAGAAATCAGATGCTACCAGTAGCGGCAATGAAG CATCAGGCGCATTATGGCCTTCCGCGACAGATCGGAAGGCATTATTTGAGCCCATCATGGGATTTATGGGGCAAAAAGGTGAGGAGAGCACTGCTGCATCATCAGAACAGCCTGATTCCTTAGAGCCTACGCCTCCCTTAATGGATAAGGAAGTTGAGGATGATGGTTCTGCGAACGATTCCGTAGAAGTAGCAaatgaagaaataaaaaaagcAGGTGTAGATGCAGAACCAGTGGAGGAAATAAAGTATAGCAGCGAGGAGCAAAAAGATAACATTCATGGCCATGCAGGTCAAGATGAAGAAGAGGGGGTTTCACCTACGACGTTTGTTGAAGCTTCTGAACAAATATCCGGGCATATACAAACTGaatcttcaaaaaaaattcaggAGAAGGAGATATTAGAAGTAGAATCAACGTCTTCTTTGGAGTCGGAACAACCAGCAGCAACAAGTTCTATAGATCAAGTTGAACTTACTGCATCTGTGCCTAAAATGGAAGATAATGCTCAATTGCATGAGAGAGTAGATGAACAGAAGGCACAAGAAGATGTCGCTCAAGTTTTTTCATCTCCAGCTCTGGATATGTCACCTGAAGGCCTAATTGAACGCAGAGAATCGTCTGCTTCTGATTCTCCTGTTAAAACTAGTGATGCTGGAGACGATTCTGCAGAGAACTCGACCATTTTACAGCATACTGATGCCGAGGCATCAGAATCAGCCTTTGAGACTATTGCTAACCCTATTGCTAAACCAACTGAGTTAAAGCAGAACTCAGTGAATGATACTGACGTACAAGAACGTTTGAGCACTGGAAGCAACTCTTCTGATGTTACTAACTCTGTAGCTGAACTGGAGAAAGTGAAGAAGGAAATGAAAATGATGGAAACTGCATTGCAAGGAGCTGCTAGACAAGCTCag GCAAAGGCTGATGAAATTGCAAAGCTGATGAATGAAAATGAGCAGCTAAAAGATTTGGTTGATGATTTGAGG AGAAAAACAAATGAAGCCGAAGTTGAGTCTCTGCGGGAGGAATATCATCAGAGGGTGGCAGCACTTGAGAGAAAG GTGTATGCTCTCACTAAGGAGAGGGATACACTGCGTAGAGAACAGAATAAAAAAAGTGATGCTGCTGCTCTTTTGAAGGAAAAGGATGAAATAATCAGCCAAGTGATGGCCGAAG GTGAAGAGCTCTCAAAAAAGCAAGCTGCTCAGGAATCTCAAATTAGAAAATTAAGGGCACAG ATCAGAGAACTTGAGGAAGAGAAGAAAGGATTGCTTACAAAGCTGCAG GTAGAAGAGAACAAAGTAGAGAGCATGAAAAGAGATAAGACAGAAACTGAAAAATTGCTTCAAGAAACAGTGGAGAAACACCAAGCTGAACTTGCAACTCAAAAGGAATACTACACTGATGCACTGAACGCAGCAAAGGAAGCTGAAGCATTAGCAGAGGCACGTGCAAACACTGAAGCAAGAACTGAAGTAGAAAGTCGTCTAAGAGAGGCTGAGGACCGCGAAAGTATGCTAGTTCAAACACTCGAAGAATTAAGGCAAACTCTGAGCAGAAAAGAGCAGCAG GAAGTCTTTAGAGAAGATATGCTTCGCAGAGACATCGAGGATCTTCAAAAGCGATATCAA GCAAGTGAGCGTAGGTGCGAGGAGTTAATTACCCAAGTCCCTGAATCTACCAGGCCTCTTTTAAGGcagattgaagctatgcag GAAACTGCTGGTAGAAGGGCCGAAGCTTGGGCTGCTGTTGAAAGATCGTTAAACTCACGGCTTCAG GAAGCAGAAGCCAAAGCTGCAGCATCAGAGGAAAAAGAGCGTTCGATCAATGAACGTCTAACACAAACTCTTTCGCGGATAAATGTTCTTGAAGCTCAG CTATCATGCCTTAGAGCAGAGCAGACGCAGCTAACGAGATCTCTTGAGAAGGAGAGACAGAGGGCAGCTGAAAATAGGCAGGAATATCTCGCTTTAAAGGAGGAATCTGACACTCGTGAAGGCCGCATTAAACAGCTTGAAGAAGAAATTGGTGAACTCAGGAGAAAACACAAGGATGACTTGCATGAAGCATTGATGCATCAAGAGTTTCTGCAACAG GAACTGGAGAGAGAAAAAACTACTCGCTTGGAACAGGAACGGGCTGCTCGCCTTCCATCTTCTGTTGTACCTGATCAAATCCTCATACCAAGACAGAAATCAGCTGCATTTGAAAATG GAAACTTGTCTCGCAAGATTTCAAGTGCAAGCAGCTTGAGCAGTATGGAAGAAAGCTATTTTCTACAATCAACTTTGGACTCGTCTGAGAATTTTGCTGAACGTAGAAGTGTTTTAGAAGGTACCATGAGTCCATATTATATGAAGAGCATGACATCAAGTACTTTTGAAGCTGCCCTACGCCAAAAGGAGGGGGAGCTTGCGTCTTATATGTCTAGATTG GGATCTATGGAATCTATTCGCGACTCTCTGGCCGAGGAGTTGGTTAAAATGACTGCACAG TGTGAAAAGCTACAGGCCGAAGCAGCTGCTCTTCCTGGAATACGAGCAGAACTAGAAGCGCTTCGACGAAGACACTCTGCAGCACTGGAATTGATGGGGGAGCGTGATGAAGAG